In Microbacterium laevaniformans, a single window of DNA contains:
- a CDS encoding glycosyltransferase, translated as MQQRPSRTLVFGLNYPPETTGISPYTGAMAGGLARRGHEVRAITAHPHYPDWKITSGYGQWSRSEQIEGVTLSRLRHYVPQRPSPLPRALSEVTFGIRQSFARWGRPAAIIAVSPALLSSALVRLRSRLTHRSTPFVVWVQDLYGIGISETGQGGGMAARIIRNVEGWLLRSASTVVVIHDRFADRVHDDFGVPRERIAVVRNWTHLPPLPPVDVAAVRASYGWPDDEVVVVHTGNMGVKQGLHHVVDAGRLAHQRGERVRFVLVGNGSQRDELQQRADAEPTATQFLPPLGDRDFTGILQAADVLLVNELPGVAEMAVPSKLTSYFAAGRPVLAATDSTGITAQEVTAAQAGFVVPAGDPAALLDGVSSLISDRAHADRLGQNGKRYRETVLDETFAIDRFDSLLADLIATAAEKHPA; from the coding sequence GCGCCATGGCTGGGGGGTTGGCGCGGCGCGGGCACGAGGTCCGCGCCATCACGGCGCACCCTCATTATCCAGACTGGAAGATCACTTCAGGTTACGGGCAGTGGTCGCGGAGCGAACAGATCGAGGGTGTGACCCTCTCACGGCTGCGTCATTACGTACCCCAGCGGCCGTCGCCGCTGCCACGCGCGCTGTCGGAGGTCACTTTCGGTATACGCCAGAGTTTCGCCCGCTGGGGCCGGCCGGCCGCGATCATCGCCGTATCGCCAGCATTGCTCTCTTCTGCTCTCGTTCGTCTGCGTTCGCGCCTCACGCATCGCTCGACTCCGTTCGTCGTGTGGGTGCAGGACCTCTACGGCATCGGGATATCGGAGACCGGGCAGGGTGGCGGCATGGCTGCGCGCATCATTCGTAACGTCGAGGGATGGCTGCTGCGCTCGGCTTCGACCGTCGTCGTGATTCACGACCGATTCGCGGATCGTGTGCACGATGACTTCGGTGTGCCTCGTGAGCGCATCGCGGTAGTCCGAAACTGGACGCATTTGCCCCCGCTGCCACCGGTGGACGTTGCCGCGGTACGTGCTTCTTACGGCTGGCCCGATGACGAAGTCGTCGTCGTCCACACCGGAAATATGGGCGTCAAGCAAGGCCTTCACCACGTCGTGGACGCGGGGCGATTGGCGCATCAGCGCGGAGAGCGTGTGCGCTTCGTGCTCGTCGGCAACGGCTCGCAGCGCGACGAACTGCAGCAGCGAGCCGATGCGGAGCCGACGGCGACGCAGTTTCTGCCGCCTCTGGGAGACCGTGATTTCACCGGCATCCTTCAAGCAGCTGACGTCCTGCTCGTTAATGAGCTTCCCGGAGTCGCCGAGATGGCTGTTCCGAGCAAGCTCACGTCTTACTTCGCCGCTGGGCGGCCGGTGCTCGCGGCGACGGACTCCACCGGAATCACGGCGCAGGAGGTTACCGCGGCACAAGCTGGTTTCGTCGTTCCCGCCGGAGACCCCGCGGCGTTGCTCGACGGCGTCTCGTCCCTCATCTCTGACCGAGCCCACGCTGATCGTCTGGGGCAGAACGGCAAACGTTACAGAGAGACGGTGCTCGATGAAACATTCGCGATCGATCGGTTCGATAGTCTGCTCGCGGATCTGATTGCCACCGCCGCTGAGAAGCATCCTGCGTGA
- the gmd gene encoding GDP-mannose 4,6-dehydratase: MTKRALITGITGQDGSYLAELLLSKGYEVHGLIRRASTFNTHRIDHLYVDPHDADAKLFLHYGDLSDGARMVTLMSEINPDEVYNLAAQSHVRVSFDEPEHTADTTGTGTIRLLEAVRLSGITTRFYQASTSELYGATPPPQNEETPFYPRSPYGVAKLYSYWITKNYREAYDMFAVNGILFNHESPRRGETFVTRKITRAVARIKAGVQKDIYLGNLESIRDWGYAAEYVEGMWRMLQADEPEDFVLATGVGYTIKDFLETAFGHVGLDWQEFVKFDERYLRPTEVDALIGDPAKAADKLGWVPTIDGKELAKLMVDADVEALEKGADWIDTVKLASWGTL; encoded by the coding sequence TTGACCAAGCGCGCACTCATCACCGGCATTACGGGCCAGGATGGCTCCTATCTTGCGGAGCTGCTGCTCTCGAAGGGCTACGAGGTGCACGGCCTCATTCGCCGAGCATCCACCTTCAATACACACCGCATCGACCACCTTTATGTCGACCCGCACGACGCCGACGCGAAGCTCTTCCTCCACTACGGCGACCTCTCCGACGGGGCGCGCATGGTCACCCTGATGTCGGAGATCAACCCCGACGAGGTCTACAACCTTGCCGCGCAGTCACACGTGAGGGTCTCGTTCGACGAGCCCGAGCACACTGCTGACACCACGGGCACGGGCACGATCCGTCTGCTTGAGGCGGTGCGACTCTCCGGCATCACGACCCGCTTCTACCAGGCGTCGACCTCGGAGCTCTACGGTGCGACTCCTCCGCCTCAGAACGAGGAGACGCCCTTCTACCCGCGCTCGCCGTACGGGGTCGCGAAGCTCTACTCGTACTGGATCACCAAGAACTACCGCGAGGCATACGACATGTTCGCGGTGAACGGCATCCTCTTCAACCACGAGTCCCCCCGCCGCGGTGAGACGTTCGTGACCCGCAAGATCACGCGCGCCGTCGCCCGCATCAAGGCCGGTGTACAGAAGGACATCTACCTCGGCAACCTCGAGTCGATTCGTGACTGGGGTTATGCCGCCGAGTACGTCGAAGGCATGTGGCGCATGCTGCAGGCCGACGAGCCGGAAGACTTCGTGCTGGCGACGGGTGTCGGATACACGATCAAGGACTTCCTCGAGACGGCGTTCGGACACGTGGGCCTCGACTGGCAGGAGTTCGTCAAGTTCGACGAGCGCTACTTGCGCCCCACCGAGGTCGACGCGCTCATCGGCGACCCGGCCAAGGCCGCCGACAAGCTCGGCTGGGTTCCCACGATCGATGGGAAGGAACTGGCCAAGCTCATGGTTGACGCCGACGTGGAAGCACTGGAAAAGGGCGCCGACTGGATCGACACCGTGAAGCTGGCCTCGTGGGGGACTCTGTGA
- a CDS encoding GDP-L-fucose synthase family protein, with protein sequence MTAVDGVEYTPGELDRDATFYVAGHRGLVGSAIVRRLESAGFENIVGKTSAELDLKDRDAVFAYMGEAKPKYVVLAAAKVGGILANSTYPVDFLSDNMRIQVNVLDAALANDVERVLFLGSSCIYPKFAEQPIREDSLLTGHLEPTNDAYAIAKIAGILQTQAVRRQYGLPWISAMPTNLYGPNDNFSPKGSHVLPALIRRYDDAAKSGAPSVTNWGTGTPRREFLHADDMADACLHLLEHYDGPDQVNVGTGSDVTIREIAETIAGVTGFTGQTDWDTSKPDGTPQKLLDVSKLAEAGWTAKITLEEGMERTVAWYRDHVDSIRE encoded by the coding sequence GTGACGGCCGTTGACGGCGTCGAGTACACGCCGGGTGAGCTCGACCGTGACGCGACGTTCTACGTCGCCGGTCACCGCGGGCTCGTCGGGTCGGCGATCGTGCGCAGGCTCGAGTCGGCCGGTTTCGAGAACATCGTCGGCAAGACGTCGGCCGAGCTCGATCTCAAGGACCGTGACGCAGTGTTCGCCTACATGGGCGAAGCCAAGCCGAAGTACGTTGTGCTCGCGGCGGCGAAGGTCGGCGGCATCCTCGCCAACTCCACGTACCCAGTCGACTTCCTGAGCGACAACATGCGCATCCAGGTGAACGTCTTGGACGCTGCACTTGCTAACGACGTCGAGCGCGTTCTGTTCCTCGGGTCATCCTGCATCTACCCGAAGTTCGCGGAGCAGCCGATCCGCGAGGACTCCCTGCTCACGGGTCACCTCGAGCCGACGAATGACGCGTACGCGATCGCGAAGATCGCCGGCATCCTCCAGACGCAGGCCGTGCGCCGCCAGTACGGTCTGCCCTGGATCAGCGCGATGCCGACGAACCTCTACGGCCCCAACGACAACTTCTCGCCGAAGGGTTCGCACGTGCTGCCCGCGCTCATCCGGCGTTATGACGATGCGGCGAAGTCGGGTGCGCCGTCGGTGACCAACTGGGGAACCGGAACGCCGCGCCGCGAGTTCCTGCACGCCGACGACATGGCCGACGCCTGCCTGCACCTGCTGGAGCATTACGACGGCCCTGACCAGGTGAACGTCGGCACCGGCTCAGACGTCACCATCCGCGAGATCGCTGAGACTATCGCGGGTGTGACGGGGTTCACCGGACAGACCGACTGGGATACCTCGAAGCCCGACGGCACGCCGCAGAAGCTGCTCGACGTTTCCAAGCTCGCCGAGGCCGGGTGGACGGCGAAGATCACTCTCGAAGAGGGCATGGAGCGCACCGTCGCGTGGTATCGCGACCACGTCGACAGCATTCGCGAGTAG
- a CDS encoding Dabb family protein, translating to MFRHIVLFRVHDDVDHDRVEEAIDRLRSLAALPGVVDWRVELSLDARKGRVIVEDGTFVDQGSFEQFRLDPRHVVAAEAMSHIADWWNGDYAA from the coding sequence GTGTTCCGTCACATCGTGCTGTTTCGTGTGCACGACGATGTCGACCACGACCGGGTGGAAGAGGCGATCGACCGCTTGCGTTCGCTCGCCGCACTGCCCGGCGTGGTCGACTGGCGCGTGGAGCTCTCGCTCGACGCCCGAAAAGGGCGAGTGATCGTAGAAGATGGCACCTTCGTGGATCAGGGCAGCTTCGAGCAGTTTCGACTTGATCCGCGCCACGTCGTCGCAGCCGAGGCGATGTCGCACATCGCCGACTGGTGGAACGGCGACTACGCTGCTTGA
- a CDS encoding DUF4916 domain-containing protein produces the protein MTFLPADTYRLIEESMPIACVDFVLVREPNGHRELGLILRDSPHGRVWCHLGGRIQRGETIAGAIRRHSRETIGIEPTLPLNPQPDYVYEWFPPDLTPTDGTVSGDDPRKHAIGLSFVVAAEGSPRPRNEGLDFAYFAPSELPANLWPGCRELFALLKLAPLPN, from the coding sequence GTGACGTTCCTACCCGCCGACACCTATCGCCTCATCGAGGAGTCGATGCCGATCGCCTGCGTCGATTTCGTCCTGGTGCGTGAACCCAACGGACATCGAGAGCTCGGCCTGATCCTCCGCGACTCACCTCATGGCCGGGTGTGGTGCCACCTCGGAGGTCGCATTCAGCGCGGGGAGACGATCGCCGGCGCCATCCGCAGACACAGCCGCGAGACGATCGGCATCGAGCCGACTCTTCCGCTGAATCCGCAGCCAGACTATGTCTACGAGTGGTTCCCGCCCGACCTGACGCCGACCGACGGAACGGTGTCGGGTGATGACCCCCGCAAGCACGCGATCGGGCTCTCCTTCGTGGTCGCGGCGGAAGGCTCGCCGCGACCACGCAACGAGGGTCTCGACTTTGCGTACTTCGCGCCCAGCGAACTGCCCGCAAACCTCTGGCCCGGATGCCGGGAGTTGTTCGCGCTCCTGAAGCTCGCGCCGCTTCCCAATTGA